The region GGCGTGCTCGACTCGGTTGCCGCGCGGGCTGACACCGTGATGCTGGCGCTGGAATCCATCGACACCCCGGCCGGCCGCCTGGCCGATTGCCTGCACACCCGAACCACGGCGGTGATGACGGTGCAGTCCAGCCGCCTCAAGCGGGCCATCGTGGTCACCACGGTCAGCGATGACTGGTTGGCGCCCGGCATTGGCCCGGTGCGCAATGAAACCACGGCCACCAGCGAAGGCATAAGCAACAAGAGCAGTCGCATGATCACCGCCTACGGTGTGGGCAGCGTGCGCAGCGAAAGCGTGGCGCCCACCGCCTCAGCCGCAGCCTTGAATAGCGGCCTGCCGCTAGGCGCCGGCGCCGCGCTGGACATCGCCTTCAGCGAAGCCATGGACAGCAGCACCTTGGCGGGCGCCTTGACGGTGCTGGATGCCAATGGCCAGCCGGTGGCGGGCACCGTTACTGTGGCCGAGCGCAGCCTCAAATTCGTACCCAAGAGCGCCTGGCTGAGTGGCAAGTACACCGCCAAGCTGAGCACGGCGGCACAAGACCTGGTGGGCAATGGCTTGGTAGCAGCGCAGGAATGGCGATTCGAGATTGACGCCACCGCGCCGACCCTGACGAACTCCAGCCCAATAGCCGGCGCGGTGGATGTGCCCTTGGCCGCCGCCATCATCCTGAACTTCAGCGAGCCTGTTGACCCGGCCTCGGTCAACGCCGGCAGCATCAGCATTCAGGCGGGCGGCATCTCGCCTTCGCTGACCCAGTTTGCCGTCAACGGCGCCCAGGTCACGCTCACGCCGGACCGGCCGCTCACGCGTGGCAGCTCGGTGACCATCAGCATCGACAAGGTCAGGGATCTGGCGGGCAATGCCGCCGCTTACCAAAGCCTGAGCTTCTCGGCCGACCCGGGGCGTTTTGGCGCGGCGCAGCGTCTGAAACCGTCGGTACTTGACATGAATGCGGGCTACCACGTGGCCGTAGGCGACTTGAATGGTGACGGCAGGGTTGATGTTGTGGCCAGCACGACCTACGTCCAACTCGGTTGGCCCTATGGCTTGCAGGTCTTCTACCAGCAAGCCGATGGCAGCTTGGGCGGCGGCGTGCCCATCGCCTTGACCGGTTTTTGCCCCGTCTCGGGCTTAGTGGCTGGCGATCTCAATGGCGATGGGCGCCAAGACTTGGTGGTCAACAAGGGCAGCTGCGGCATCGACATCTACACCCAAACCTTGGCGGGCCAGCTTCAACTCGACAGCAGCATTGCCAGCCCCTCGTCGATTGGTACGGTGGTGAGATTGGCCGATATGAACGGCGACGGCCGCTTGGACATCGTCACCTTCGGCGCTGACAACGCCGTGGTCCAGGTCTGGCGGAACAATGCAGGCTCCTGGCTGCTGAATGACTCGGTGGCGGTGTCCGTCGCTATCGCGGGCGAGCTGGATCTTGCTGTTGGCGACTTGAACGGTGATGGCCGCCCGGACATTGCCGTCACCGCGCAGCGTCTGAGCGGCTACGCTGGCGCCGCGCTGCTTTACCAAGGTGCGGACGGTCATCTCGGCGCCCCTGTCATGCTCATGGTGGCCGACCAGAATGAAACGGCGAGCAATGTGGCCATCGGCGACCTCAACGGCGACGGCCGTGCGGACCTTGTGCTGAGTTACCGCGTTAATGGCCTGGCCTTGTTTGCCCAGGGCAGTGGCGGGCAGTTGGGCGCAATGCAGCGCCTGGGCGAGGGCAGTTCGCCCTTGCTTTTGGCGGACCTCAATGGCGACGGCCGCCTCGATGTGCTGATGGGAGGAATCGCGACCAGCAGTTTTGTGACCCGTTTGCAAACCAGTGATGGCAATCTGGCGGCCGAGGCCAGCTATCCCGCCAAGTTCAAGGGCTTCTCGGCCTATACCGGCGTGCTGGCGCTGGGCGATGTGAATGGCGATGGCCGGCCGGATGTTATTTTTTCGGATGAGGTGTTTGTGCAAAGGCCAGTGCCGCTGATGTCGCAAAGCCTGAAGCCCGGCGCGCGCCTGGCGGGTGGCTGGAATCAGCGCCTCCGGGCCGGCGTCGGCGCCGCCCTGGCAGCGCAAGGTCGGCGCTAGTTCGGCCGGGAAATCGCGCGCCAATTCAAAGCTGGCACGGAAGCTGCTAAAGCTAAGTATCTTCAGTTGTCTCCTCCACCGCCTCTGGGTGGATTTCAGGCCTCGGTCCACAAGACCGGGGCCTTTTTTTGTCTTTTTCGGTGGAGGTGGCGGCGAGGCTGGTGCACAAAGGGGCGTGGTGGCGCAAAGCAGTGCGGCGCGTGCACCGAAGCGATGCCTGGGGTGGGCAAGACCTGACCCCTGGTCACGCCCATGGCGGGCGGCTCGGTTCCAAAAACTGACCAGATTTCACGCCAATCGGCAATGGCTTGGCGTGGAATTGGTGCAGAGGGCGGCGGGCTTGAGTTTCGTCAAGGCGTGGCGGGCCAGATGGTGAGAATGTGACAAGATTGTTAATCCCATGCCAACCAAGAAAGTCTTGCGCATCATGAGCACCACCAGCCCTCGCCCCGACCGCAATGCCAAGAAGCCTGCCGCCAAGCGCGGCGCCGCGAAATCCGGTCCTGCAGTTGCTGCTGCCGCAGCAGCTGCCCCGGTCGCTGCAGCCGTCAAGCCCCGACGCAGCCGCAGTGGCGACACGGCCGGCAGCTTGGACCAGTCCCGCATCGCGCGCCATGTGGTGAAGGAGTCGGTGGCCAAGGCACAGGCGCGCGAGTTGGAGGCCTTGAAGGACATCATGCAAAGCAGCGGACCGGAGGCGCTGGCCAGTTCGGTGCGTGCGGTGGTGGCC is a window of Paucibacter sp. KCTC 42545 DNA encoding:
- a CDS encoding FG-GAP-like repeat-containing protein encodes the protein MQIDTESKQFLRLKASLVFSLILGLAACGGGGGGGGGGGAPDPGPAPNPDLSSRNFMPTTVGARWIYQDSDGSALITTRLTGTRAVAGGTGTVQQSSDPNEGETVLLADSSGVRQIPGNNAEALAAAGGPLQILRYPLRLGDSHVVLDKNLGAVMDFDGDGVLDSVAARADTVMLALESIDTPAGRLADCLHTRTTAVMTVQSSRLKRAIVVTTVSDDWLAPGIGPVRNETTATSEGISNKSSRMITAYGVGSVRSESVAPTASAAALNSGLPLGAGAALDIAFSEAMDSSTLAGALTVLDANGQPVAGTVTVAERSLKFVPKSAWLSGKYTAKLSTAAQDLVGNGLVAAQEWRFEIDATAPTLTNSSPIAGAVDVPLAAAIILNFSEPVDPASVNAGSISIQAGGISPSLTQFAVNGAQVTLTPDRPLTRGSSVTISIDKVRDLAGNAAAYQSLSFSADPGRFGAAQRLKPSVLDMNAGYHVAVGDLNGDGRVDVVASTTYVQLGWPYGLQVFYQQADGSLGGGVPIALTGFCPVSGLVAGDLNGDGRQDLVVNKGSCGIDIYTQTLAGQLQLDSSIASPSSIGTVVRLADMNGDGRLDIVTFGADNAVVQVWRNNAGSWLLNDSVAVSVAIAGELDLAVGDLNGDGRPDIAVTAQRLSGYAGAALLYQGADGHLGAPVMLMVADQNETASNVAIGDLNGDGRADLVLSYRVNGLALFAQGSGGQLGAMQRLGEGSSPLLLADLNGDGRLDVLMGGIATSSFVTRLQTSDGNLAAEASYPAKFKGFSAYTGVLALGDVNGDGRPDVIFSDEVFVQRPVPLMSQSLKPGARLAGGWNQRLRAGVGAALAAQGRR